One Acutalibacter muris DNA window includes the following coding sequences:
- a CDS encoding TIGR03915 family putative DNA repair protein: MSDRANLVYRYDGSYQGFLCCVAQCFKDKALPQGVQLLDEPQGTLFGTKAVATDNELAARVERSLSEKISPLAQGMVRRGFLTCMEEKELHLIRFILKGYRHGSRVTRRSVDPDVHAIDKALLYLKNEAHYHVEFMRFSDCGGFLASMITPNNTVLPLVAPHFCERFNTENLVIFDKSHGMGFLYQSKGHKREFFQADSLELPEPSEEETRFRELWRLFYDTIAVEGRINPKLRRGNMPMRYWQNMTEFQRDSFI, from the coding sequence ATGTCTGACAGGGCAAATCTAGTCTACCGCTATGACGGCAGCTATCAGGGCTTTCTCTGCTGTGTGGCCCAGTGCTTTAAGGATAAGGCGCTGCCCCAGGGCGTCCAGCTGCTGGACGAGCCCCAGGGCACACTGTTCGGTACAAAGGCCGTAGCCACGGATAATGAGCTTGCCGCCCGGGTGGAGCGGTCCCTTTCGGAGAAGATATCCCCCCTGGCCCAGGGTATGGTGCGAAGGGGTTTCCTTACCTGCATGGAGGAGAAGGAGCTTCACCTTATACGCTTCATATTAAAGGGCTACCGCCACGGCTCCAGGGTCACCAGAAGGAGCGTGGACCCGGACGTGCACGCCATAGATAAGGCCCTTCTGTACCTTAAAAACGAGGCCCACTACCACGTGGAGTTCATGCGCTTTTCCGACTGCGGGGGCTTTCTGGCCTCTATGATAACCCCCAACAACACCGTCCTGCCCCTGGTCGCTCCCCATTTCTGCGAGCGGTTCAACACGGAAAACCTGGTAATATTTGACAAGTCCCACGGCATGGGCTTTTTGTACCAGTCCAAGGGGCACAAGCGGGAGTTCTTCCAGGCCGACAGCTTAGAACTGCCCGAGCCCTCTGAGGAGGAGACGCGCTTTCGGGAGCTCTGGCGGCTCTTTTATGATACCATTGCCGTGGAGGGACGCATAAACCCCAAGCTGCGCCGGGGGAATATGCCCATGCGCTACTGGCAGAACATGACCGAGTTCCAGCGGGACAGCTTCATTTGA
- a CDS encoding putative DNA modification/repair radical SAM protein encodes MSEYDIFQKLEILTDAAKYDVACTSSGVDRPGMEGKLGTAAKAGICHSFAADGRCISLLKVLMSNDCAFDCTYCVNRRSTDCKRASFTPKELCELTMQFYRRNYIEGLFLSSAVVKNPDYTCELMLSAIKMLREECGFWGYVHIKAIPGASPRLTEQLGRYADRMSVNIELPSQTSLKLLAPQKSKEKILTPMAQIRDGIAQNSKEIVKYKAAPRFVPAGQSTQMIIGASPESDRQILNLTEGLYKKYSLKRVFFSAYMPVVSDRALPALDTPPPLLREHRLYQADWLLRFYGFSAGEILDDEHPDFNPLLDPKCNWAVNHMEHFPVEINAAPYEMLLRVPGIGVKSAMRIRSARRQGKLDFDGLKKLGVVLKRAKYFIVCNGKSASPLPTDNPAVIAGAISERGLGQRRIDPPEQLSFFAPIREDGVKCLTGQI; translated from the coding sequence ATGAGTGAATATGACATCTTCCAGAAGCTTGAGATACTGACGGACGCGGCCAAGTACGACGTGGCCTGCACCTCCAGCGGCGTGGACCGCCCCGGCATGGAGGGCAAGCTGGGTACCGCCGCCAAGGCCGGCATCTGCCACAGCTTCGCCGCCGACGGCCGGTGCATCTCTCTTTTAAAGGTGCTCATGAGCAACGACTGCGCTTTCGACTGCACCTACTGCGTCAACCGCCGCTCCACCGACTGTAAGCGTGCCAGCTTCACCCCAAAGGAGCTCTGCGAGCTTACCATGCAGTTCTACCGCCGCAACTACATCGAGGGCTTGTTCCTGTCCTCGGCGGTGGTAAAGAACCCGGACTACACCTGTGAACTGATGCTGTCGGCCATAAAGATGCTCAGAGAGGAATGTGGGTTCTGGGGGTATGTGCATATCAAGGCCATACCCGGTGCCAGCCCAAGGCTCACGGAGCAGCTGGGCCGCTATGCCGACCGCATGAGCGTGAACATTGAGCTGCCCTCACAGACGAGCCTGAAGCTTTTGGCCCCACAGAAGTCCAAGGAGAAGATACTCACCCCCATGGCCCAGATCCGGGACGGCATCGCCCAGAACAGCAAGGAGATCGTGAAGTACAAGGCCGCCCCCCGCTTCGTCCCGGCGGGCCAGTCCACCCAGATGATAATCGGCGCCAGCCCCGAAAGCGACCGGCAGATACTGAACCTCACCGAGGGGCTCTACAAGAAATACAGCCTTAAGCGAGTTTTCTTCTCGGCCTATATGCCCGTGGTCTCTGACAGGGCGCTGCCCGCCCTTGACACCCCTCCCCCGCTTCTTCGGGAGCATAGGCTCTATCAGGCGGACTGGCTCCTTCGGTTCTACGGCTTCTCTGCCGGGGAAATACTGGATGACGAGCACCCGGACTTTAACCCGCTTCTGGACCCCAAGTGCAACTGGGCCGTGAACCACATGGAGCACTTCCCCGTAGAGATAAACGCCGCCCCCTATGAAATGCTTCTGCGGGTGCCCGGGATAGGCGTAAAGTCCGCCATGCGTATACGCTCCGCCAGGCGGCAGGGAAAGCTTGACTTTGACGGCCTTAAAAAGCTGGGCGTGGTGCTGAAACGCGCCAAATACTTTATAGTGTGCAATGGCAAGAGCGCCTCTCCCCTGCCCACAGACAACCCCGCGGTGATAGCCGGAGCCATCAGCGAGCGGGGACTTGGCCAGCGGAGGATAGACCCGCCGGAGCAGTTATCCTTTTTCGCTCCCATAAGAGAGGACGGTGTAAAATGTCTGACAGGGCAAATCTAG
- a CDS encoding AI-2E family transporter produces the protein MRFTDEKSRDRLKVGSILLVLTALLAMAVLHFDKVLGAINTLGNTLSPVVGGLVIAYILNVFVHFFEDIAFKPFESSKSKVWKKLRRPVSVTLAYLVVILLVVFIVCFIIPSLVDSMSVLTVTIQRNLPIYANQAMGWANDIAQRYDLTFIQEFLNEFNWSSLLNVLGDATKFTTEILSEVFNMTANVASGVFAMIMGFIFSVYMLSGKEKLIRGVKDSLRAFLPKRAATVVARVARLANRVFFSFIRGQLTECVILGVLCYIGMSLLQLDYALLISSVVALGALIPILGAYIGAGVGAFILLLVHPIDALIFVVFLVILQQVEGNLIYPRVVGSSIGLPPIWTIFAVTFWGGVMGIVGIWIGTPLTAVFYRLFREQVYARLPKRPQAEPGTERAEEVK, from the coding sequence ATGAGGTTTACAGATGAAAAAAGCCGGGACCGGCTTAAAGTGGGCAGCATTTTGCTGGTTTTGACAGCGCTGCTTGCAATGGCCGTGCTGCACTTTGACAAGGTTCTGGGGGCGATAAACACCTTGGGCAATACCCTCTCGCCGGTGGTGGGGGGGCTTGTGATAGCCTATATTTTGAACGTGTTCGTGCACTTTTTCGAGGATATTGCCTTCAAGCCCTTTGAAAGTTCAAAGTCAAAAGTGTGGAAAAAGCTGCGGCGGCCGGTGTCGGTGACCCTGGCGTATCTTGTGGTGATACTCCTGGTGGTGTTTATAGTATGCTTCATCATACCAAGCCTTGTGGACTCCATGAGTGTGCTGACGGTTACCATACAGCGCAACCTCCCCATATACGCAAACCAGGCCATGGGCTGGGCCAACGACATAGCCCAAAGGTATGACCTGACCTTTATCCAGGAGTTCCTGAACGAATTCAACTGGAGCTCTCTTTTGAACGTGCTGGGGGACGCCACGAAATTCACAACGGAGATACTCTCCGAGGTGTTCAATATGACGGCGAACGTAGCCTCCGGCGTGTTCGCCATGATAATGGGCTTCATCTTCTCGGTATATATGCTCTCCGGCAAGGAGAAGCTTATCCGGGGCGTGAAGGACTCTCTGAGGGCCTTTCTGCCAAAGCGGGCAGCGACAGTTGTCGCCCGGGTGGCAAGGCTCGCAAACCGGGTGTTCTTCTCCTTTATCCGGGGACAGCTTACCGAGTGCGTCATCCTGGGGGTGCTCTGCTATATCGGCATGAGCCTGCTTCAGCTGGACTATGCCCTGCTTATATCCTCGGTGGTGGCCTTGGGGGCGCTGATACCCATACTTGGCGCATACATCGGGGCCGGAGTGGGGGCCTTTATACTGCTGCTGGTGCATCCCATCGACGCGCTGATATTTGTGGTGTTCCTGGTGATACTCCAGCAGGTGGAGGGCAACCTCATATACCCACGGGTGGTGGGGTCCTCCATCGGCCTGCCTCCAATATGGACCATCTTCGCCGTGACCTTCTGGGGCGGGGTGATGGGCATAGTGGGCATATGGATAGGCACGCCCCTGACGGCGGTATTCTACAGGCTCTTTAGAGAGCAGGTATATGCCCGGCTGCCAAAACGGCCCCAGGCAGAGCCGGGGACGGAGAGGGCGGAGGAGGTCAAATGA